A window of Ammospiza nelsoni isolate bAmmNel1 chromosome 19, bAmmNel1.pri, whole genome shotgun sequence contains these coding sequences:
- the SUZ12 gene encoding polycomb protein SUZ12: MAPQKHGGGAGPSSGSAGGAAGGGGGGGGGGGFGGSAAAAAPGGKSGGAAGGGGGGGGSGYSGGSSASSAAAAAAAALPPVKKPKMEQIQADHDLFLQAFEKPTQIYRFLRTRNLIAPIFLHRTLTYMSHRNSRTNIKRKTFKVDDMLSKVEKMKGEQESHSLSAHLQLTFTGFFHKNDKPSQNSENEQNSVTLEVLLVKVCHKKRKDVSCPIRQVPTGKKQVPLNPDLSQIKPGNFPSLAVSSNEFEPSNSHMVKSYSLLFRVTRPGRREFNGLINGETNENIDVNEELPARRKRNSSNREDGEKTFVAQMTVFDKNRRLQLLDGEYEVAMQEMEECPISKKRATWETILDGKRLPPFETFSQGPTLQFTLRWTGDTNDKSTAPIAKPLATRNSESLPQENKPNSVKPTQTIAVKESLPTDLQTRKERDVLNEPRQKLRIFYQFLYNNNTRQQTEARDDLHCPWCTLNCRKLYSLLKHLKLCHSRFIFNYVYHPKGARIDVSINECYDGSYAGNPQDIHRQPGFAFSRNGPVKRTPITHILVCRPKRTKASMSEFLESEDGEVEQQRTYSSGHNRLYFHSDTCLPLRPQEMEVDSEDEKDPEWLREKTITQIEEFSDVNEGEKEVMKLWNLHVMKHGFIADNQMNHACMLFVENYGQKIIKKNLCRNFMLHLVSMHDFNLISIMSIDKAVARLREMQQKLEKGESASPTDEESSEEQSGTANGYSENTMRERISEVESISGVTKQSKKQKL; encoded by the exons ATGGCTCCTCAGAAGCACGGTGGAGGAGCGGGGCCCAGCTCGGGCTCCGCTGGCGGCGCCGCCGGAGGAGGAGGTGGCGGCGGAGGAGGCGGCGGGTTCGGGGGCTCcgccgcggcggcggctcccggtGGCAAATCCGGCGGTgccgcgggcggcggcggcggcggaggaggCAGCGGGTACTCGGGCGGCTCCTCGGCCTCctcggcagcggcggcggcggcagcggcgctGCCCCCCGTGAAGAAGCCGAAGATGGAGCAGATCCAGGCCGACCACGACCTCTTTCTTCAGGCCTTTGAGA AACCAACCCAGATATACAGATTTCTCCGTACCCGGAATCTAATAGCA ccaATATTTTTGCACAGAACTCTCACTTACATGTCTCACAGAAACTCCCGAACAAATATCAAAAG GAAAACATTTAAAGTAGATGACATGTTATCAAAAGTAGAGAAAATGAAGGGAGAACAAGAATCTCACAG CTTGTCTGCTCATTTGCAACTTACATTTACTGGGTTCTTCCATAAAAATG ATAAGCCATCACAAAACTCAGAGAATGAACAAAATTCTGTAACTCTGGAAGTACTGCTGGTGAAAGTTTGCCACAAGAAACGAAAG gatgtcagTTGTCCAATAAGACAGGTTCCTACAGGTAAAAAGCAGGTGCCTTTAAACCCAGACCTCAGCCAAATAAAACCAGGCAACTTCCCATCACTTGCAGTTTCCAGTAATGAGTTTGAACCAAGCAACAGCCATATGGTGAAGTCTTACTCATTGTTATTCAGAGTCACTCGCCCAGGAAGGAGAGAATTTAATGGACTGATCAACGGTGAAACGAATGAAAACATTG ATGTCAATGAGGAGCTTCCAgctagaagaaaaagaaattcttcaaaTCGTGAAGATGGGGAAAAGACATTTGTAGCACAAATGACTGTATTTGATAAAAACAG ACGCTTGCAACTTCTGGATGGGGAATATGAAGTGGCCATGCAGGAAATGGAAGAGTGTCCCATTAGCAAGAAAAGAGCAACATGGGAAACGATTCTGGATGGGAAG AGGTTGCCTCCATTTGAAACATTTTCTCAGGGACCTACACTTCAGTTTACTCTTCGTTGGACAGGAGACACAAATGATAAGTCTACAGCTCCTATAGCTAAACCTCTTGCAACACGAAATTCTGAGAGCCTCCCTCAAGAAAACAAGCCCAATTCTGTTAAACCTACTCAGACTATAG ctgtgaaaGAATCTTTGCCTACAGACCTTCAgacaagaaaagagagagatgtTTTAAATGAACCTCGACAGAAGTTGCGAATATTTTACCAG TTCCTTTACAACAATAACACGAGGCAGCAGACCGAGGCCCGCGATGACTTGCACTGCCCCTGGTGCACACTGAACTGTCGGAAACTCTACAGTTTACTCAAACATCTTAAACTCTGCCACAGCAGATTTATCTTTAATTATGTT TATCATCCAAAAGGTGCTCGGATAGATGTGTCCATCAATGAGTGCTACGATGGCTCCTACGCCGGCAACCCGCAGGACATCCATCGCCAGCCCGGCTTCGCCTTCAGCCGCAACGGGCCCGTCAAGAGGACTCCCATCACTCACATCCTGGTGTGCAG GCCCAAGCGCACGAAAGCGAGCATGTCGGAGTTCCTGGAGTCGGAGGACGGCGAGGTGGAGCAGCAGCGCACGTACAGCAGCGGCCACAACCGCCTCTACTTCCACAGCGacacctgcctgcccctgcGCCCCCAGGAGATGGAGGTGGACAGTGAGGACGAGAAGGACCCggaatggctgagggagaaAACCATTACT CAAATTGAAGAATTTTCTGATGTGAACgaaggagagaaagaagtgATGAAATTATGGAATCTTCATGTTATGAAGCACGG GTTTATTGCTGACAATCAAATGAATCATGCCTGTATGCTATTTGTTGAAAATTATGGACAAAAAATCATTAAGAAGAACTTGTGTCGAAACTTTATGCTCCACCTGGTCAGCATGCATGACTTTAACCTCATCAGCATCATGTCCATAGACAAAGCTGTGGCCAGGCTCCGAGAGATGCAGCAGAAGTTGGAGAAAGGAGAATCGGCGTCCCCGACGGACGAGGAATCTTCCGAGGAACAAAGTGGGACAGCAAATGGATACAGTGAAAATACCATGAGAGAGAGGATTTCAGAGGTGGAAAGCATCTCAGGTGTCACGAAACAGAGCAAGAAGCAGAAGCTCTGA
- the CRLF3 gene encoding cytokine receptor-like factor 3 produces the protein MEAAAAEAEVRLLLQEARESIEAARSYRRELQQRLRGLHQAREQIKDSATSTRDVLEQHFSDLKGTLKKLLDERLTSLLQEVDVIEQESIKPLDECQKLIEHGVSTADDLLREGESAVDGDVGQQNEKLCNFTKKALHIQLDSLPEVPSLVDVPCLSAQLDDCLLTILKNQIFRHGTVASRPPVQLEEFVEKPGGILVRWCKVDEDFSAQDYRLQFRKSPGSPFEDVYVGSEPEFLVLHMDPHVDYQFRVCARGDGRQEWSPWSVAQTGRTTLVPHEWTAGLEGYSLSSRRNIALRNDSQSCGVLYSKAPTYFCGQTLTFRIETVGQPDRRDSLGVCAEQRNGDESLQRDQAVCVSTNGAVFVNGKEMTNQLPAVTSGSTVTFDMEVVQFGPCSNEGGNFKLRVTISSNNREVVFDWVLDQCCGSLYFGCSFSYPGWKVLVF, from the exons atggaggccgccgccgCCGAGGCCGAGGTGCGGCTCCTCTTGCAGGAGGCTCGGGAGAGCATCGAGGCGGCGCGGAGCTACCGgcgggagctgcagcagcggcTGCGGGGGCTGCACCAAGCGCGAGAGCAG ATCAAAGATAGTGCTACATCCACCAGAGATGTGCTTGAGCAGCATTTCAGCGATTTGAAGGGGACCCTGAAGAAGCTGCTGGACGAGCGGCTGACGTCgctgctgcaggaggtggaTGTCATCGAGCAGGAGAGCATCAAGCCCCTGGACGAGTGCCAGAAGCTGATTGAGCACGGGGTCAGCACGGCCGATGATCTGCTCCGGGAAG GAGAGAGTGCAGTCGATGGAGATGTGGGACAACAGAATGAGAAACTTTGCAACTTTACAAAAAAAGCTTTACACATTCAGCTAGATAG CTTACCAGAAGTGCCTTCCTTGGTTGATGTGCCTTGTTTATCTGCCCAGCTGGATGACTGCCTCCTTACTATattgaaaaatcaaatattcagGCATGGAACTGTGGCATCCCGCCCAcctgtgcagctggaggagtTTGTGGAAAAACCTGGAGGTATTTTAGTCCGATGGTGTAAG GTGGATGAGGATTTCTCAGCACAGGATTACCGGCTGCAGTTCCGCAAGAGCCCGGGCAGCCCCTTTGAGGACGTGTACGTGGGCTCGGAGCCCGAGTTCCTGGTGCTGCACATGGACCCCCACGTGGATTACCAGTTCCGCGTGTGCGCGCGCGGGGACGGGCGCCAGGAGTGGAGCCCCTGGAGCGTGGCCCAGACCGGCCGCACCACGCTGGTGCCCCACG AATGGACAGCTGGTCTGGAGGGTTACAGCTTGAGCAGCCGAAGAAACATAGCGCTCCGGAATGATTCTCAGTCCTGTGGTGTGCTCTACTCCAAAGCTCCCACTTATTTCTGTGGGCAGACTTTAACATTCAG GATTGAGACTGTGGGGCAGCCGGACCGGCGGGACAGCCTGGGCGTGTGCGCGGAGCAGCGCAACGGCGACGAGTCCCTGCAGCGGGACCAGGCCGTGTGCGTCAGCACCAACG GGGCAGTATTTGTAAATggaaaagagatgacaaaccaGCTGCCTGCTGTTACTTCTGGCTCCACTGTGACATTTGACATGGAAGTTGTGCAGTTTGGACCCTGCAGCAACGAGGGAGGAAACTTCAAACTTCGAGTAACCATCAGCTCTAACAACAGAGAAGTGGTCTTTGACTGGGTACTTGATCAGTGCTGTGGCTCTTTGTATTTTGGATGTTCATTTTCATACCCAGGCTGGAAGGTTTTGGTCTTTTAG